One window of Myxocyprinus asiaticus isolate MX2 ecotype Aquarium Trade chromosome 4, UBuf_Myxa_2, whole genome shotgun sequence genomic DNA carries:
- the LOC127439605 gene encoding inactive phospholipid phosphatase 7, with translation MPASQIRSRARERTNVLNRPEFMSLNQPLKNSNAEARGTARRPSQKQQQSQHQPGENAQHESVENNKERKELPEEDCMQLHPSFKGIAMNSLLAIDICMSKRLGVCAHTTSSWGSVRSMVKLLALTGHGIPWIFGTILCLSRSNTLAGQEVLVNLLLALLLDVMTVAGMQKLVKRKGPWEMAPSFLDYLAMDIYSFPAAHASRAAMVSKFLLAHLVLAVPLRILLVLWAVLVGISRILLGRHHLTDVGCGFALGFLHYSLVEMVWLSSSTCQTLISIGTFNWSPLY, from the exons ATGCCTGCGAGCCAGATTCGATCCAGGGCGAGGGAGCGTACCAATGTGCTGAACAGACCCGAGTTTATGTCTTTAAATCAGCCTTTGAAGAATAGTAACGCTGAAGCTCGGGGCACAGCACGGAGGCCATCGCAGAAACAGCAGCAAAGTCAGCACCAACCAGGCGAAAATGCGCAGCATGAGTCAGTGGAGAATAATAAAGAAAGGAAGGAATTACCAGAAGAAGACTGCATGCAGCTTCACCCATCATTCAAAGGAATTGCCATGAACTCTCTTCTGGCCATAGATAtctgcatgtccaagaggctcGGTGTATGCGCTCACACAACATCATCGTGGGGAAGCGTGCGCTCCATGGTCAAGCTGCTCGCGCTCACTGGCCATGGCATCCCGTGGATTTTTGGCACAATTTTATGTCTCTCAAGAAGCAACACGTTAGCAGGTCAAGAGGTTTTGGTCAATTTGCTGCTAG CTCTCTTATTGGATGTGATGACTGTAGCAGGCATGCAGAAGTTGGTAAAGCGTAAAGGGCCCTGGGAAatggcacccagtttcctcgacTACCTGGCCATGGACATCTATTCTTTCCCAGCAGCCCATGCAAGCCGGGCAGCCATGGTATCTAAATTCCTGCTAGCACACTTGGTGCTTGCCGTTCCTCTGCGTATTTTACTTGTGTTGTGGGCTGTTCTTGTTGGCATATCCCGCATATTGTTGGGTCGGCACCATCTGACAGATGTTGGTTGTGGCTTTGCCTTGGGATTCCTCCATTACAGTTTAGTGGAGATGGTGTGGTTGTCCTCTAGCACTTGCCAGACTCTGATCTCCATAGGAACATTCAACTGGAGCCCCCTCTACTGA
- the LOC127440192 gene encoding protein FAM78A-like, with protein MGCVQSVKLKPSFHENITVLELHASIDHTPTVIDESSSVVLRYRTPYFKASAQVQVPPIVCKEIWTVGWIQACNQMDFLNIYGNEGVSSWELSELKCGHVQAISDSDGVNYPWYGCTTEMYTIVGPTKKSTTLTVNMNDNFCPSVTWSVPVGTTSSPPLLTSIQRDQHFTTWLVAINEVTAEMVLLRTIRWRMQLCIKVDPKKPLGQRARLVEPLIQEQPQVLVKNEPIPSNALVKPNANDAQVLMWRPRNGEPTVVIPPKY; from the exons ATGGGATGTGTACAGAGTGTAAAACTGAAGCCAAGTTTTCATGAGAACATCACAGTCCTCGAACTGCACGCCTCAATTGATCACACCCCTACTGTCATCGATGAGTCATCCAGTGTGGTTCTGCGATACCGCACACCTTACTTTAAAGCATCAGCTCAAGTGCAAGTGCCACCCATAGTATGTAAAGAGATCTGGACTGTTGGCTGGATCCAGGCTTGCAATCAAATGGATTTCCTCAATATATATGGAAATGAAGGAGT ATCTAGCTGGGAGCTATCAGAGCTAAAATGTGGGCATGTCCAGGCCATTAGTGATTCTGATGGTGTGAATTATCCCTGGTATGGCTGTACCACTGAGATGTACACAATTGTTGGTCCTACTAAGAAGAGCACCACACTGACTGTCAACATGAATGACAACTTCTGCCCAAGTGTGACCTGGAGTGTCCCTGTGGGCACCACCAGCAGTCCTCCTCTCTTGACCTCCATCCAGAGGGACCAACATTTCACCACCTGGCTGGTGGCCATAAATGAAGTCACCGCCGAGATGGTGCTACTCAGAACCATTCGCTGGAGGATGCAGCTCTGTATTAAAGTGGATCCAAAGAAGCCTCTGGGTCAAAGAGCAAGGCTTGTGGAACCACTGATACAGGAGCAGCCTCAGGTCCTTGTTAAGAATGAACCCATCCCGTCAAATGCCTTGGTTAAGCCCAATGCCAATGATGCGCAGGTTCTAATGTGGCGGCCAAGAAATGGGGAGCCCACTGTAGTCATCCCCCCAAAATACTGA